One genomic region from Halococcus qingdaonensis encodes:
- the coxB gene encoding cytochrome c oxidase subunit II — MTKTRLGRYALLVVGAVLAATEPVLAQSVNADLIYGLNAKLLYVAIPITLLVQVILVYAVWKFRNNDDPQPTRENRRLEITWTIATAIILLFVGVASYTVIGNPAIALTADGNQAQPQAQQQLQPSVTHPNRSGATAPDSKQAVEIEIDAFQWGWEFIYPDAGVNSSTELAIPANKSVYLHITSRDVIHAVHVPALGLKQDAIPGQYNTIMTNATEPGTYQLYCAEFCGSGHSKMLANMTVMPQGEYQSWLDEQKSGSGSNESAGGSANSSSLAPVAANPA; from the coding sequence ATGACCAAAACGCGTCTCGGGCGGTATGCCCTGCTGGTGGTCGGGGCCGTTCTCGCTGCGACGGAACCGGTGTTGGCACAGTCGGTCAACGCGGACCTCATCTACGGACTGAACGCGAAGCTGCTCTACGTCGCGATCCCGATAACGCTGCTCGTCCAGGTCATTCTGGTCTACGCAGTCTGGAAATTTCGGAACAACGACGATCCGCAGCCGACCCGCGAGAACCGACGGCTCGAAATCACGTGGACGATCGCCACCGCGATCATCCTCCTGTTCGTCGGCGTCGCCTCCTACACGGTGATTGGCAACCCGGCGATCGCGCTGACCGCCGACGGGAATCAGGCACAGCCACAGGCCCAACAGCAGCTCCAACCGTCGGTCACGCATCCGAACCGCTCAGGGGCGACCGCCCCGGATAGCAAACAGGCCGTCGAGATCGAGATCGACGCCTTCCAGTGGGGCTGGGAGTTCATCTATCCGGACGCGGGCGTCAACTCCTCGACCGAACTCGCGATACCGGCGAACAAGTCGGTTTATCTCCACATCACCTCCCGTGACGTCATCCACGCGGTCCACGTGCCGGCGCTCGGCCTCAAACAGGACGCCATCCCCGGCCAGTACAACACGATCATGACCAACGCCACCGAACCCGGCACCTACCAGCTCTACTGCGCCGAGTTCTGTGGCTCCGGCCACTCGAAGATGCTCGCCAACATGACGGTCATGCCGCAGGGCGAGTACCAGTCGTGGCTCGACGAGCAGAAATCCGGTAGCGGTTCGAACGAGAGCGCTGGCGGCTCGGCGAACAGTTCGTCGCTGGCCCCCGTCGCCGCGAACCCGGCCTAA
- a CDS encoding alpha/beta hydrolase translates to MLYREFETQAELDAQYNVSQAVDDASEYAEFYTEKSQEVRAELDHHRDVSFGPTVAERLDVFPADRENAPILLFIHGGYWHSRTSDEFDFVARGPVSAGVTTVVMNYALCPAVSIDEIVRQTRAAVVWLADHADEFDSDGDSIHVAGHSAGGHLAAMLLTTDWTSEYDRSPDIVESACTISGLFDLAPFPYTWLQPKLQLTWDEVRRNSPIRHVPSEAPPLLVSYGADEPAELCRQSEEFLTAWQQAGLDGTGLAQPETNHYTAIEGFLDADSRLCSAILDRIEN, encoded by the coding sequence ATGCTCTATCGTGAGTTCGAAACTCAGGCGGAGCTCGACGCGCAGTACAACGTGAGCCAGGCCGTCGACGATGCCTCCGAGTACGCGGAGTTCTACACCGAAAAGAGTCAGGAGGTTCGTGCGGAACTCGATCATCACCGTGACGTCTCGTTCGGTCCAACGGTGGCCGAACGGCTCGACGTCTTCCCCGCCGACCGCGAGAACGCCCCGATCCTCCTCTTCATCCACGGTGGCTACTGGCACAGCCGTACCAGCGACGAGTTCGATTTCGTCGCCCGTGGTCCCGTCTCGGCGGGCGTGACGACCGTCGTGATGAACTACGCGCTCTGTCCGGCAGTCTCGATCGACGAGATCGTCCGCCAGACCCGTGCTGCGGTCGTCTGGCTCGCCGATCACGCCGACGAGTTCGACAGCGATGGCGATTCCATCCACGTCGCCGGCCACTCGGCGGGTGGCCATCTGGCCGCAATGTTGCTGACGACCGACTGGACGAGTGAATACGACCGGTCGCCCGATATCGTCGAGAGCGCCTGTACGATCAGCGGACTGTTCGATCTCGCACCGTTTCCCTACACCTGGCTCCAGCCGAAACTGCAACTCACCTGGGACGAGGTCCGGCGCAACAGCCCGATCCGGCACGTCCCGTCAGAGGCACCACCGCTGCTGGTCAGTTACGGTGCGGACGAGCCCGCGGAGCTGTGCCGCCAATCGGAGGAGTTCCTGACTGCGTGGCAGCAGGCTGGCCTCGACGGCACCGGGCTGGCACAGCCGGAAACCAACCACTACACCGCCATCGAGGGGTTTCTCGATGCGGACAGTCGACTCTGTTCGGCCATTCTGGATCGAATCGAAAACTGA
- a CDS encoding SelT/SelW/SelH family protein, with the protein MATVEIEYCVPCGFLERAEDVQHALLTNFGAELDRVALVTGDHGVLEVRVDGETVFEKGEDEYDVDGITREVRGRL; encoded by the coding sequence ATGGCGACAGTCGAGATCGAATACTGCGTTCCTTGTGGCTTCCTCGAACGTGCCGAAGACGTCCAGCACGCGCTGCTCACGAACTTCGGTGCCGAACTCGACCGCGTGGCGCTCGTCACCGGCGATCACGGCGTCCTCGAAGTGCGTGTCGACGGCGAGACGGTCTTCGAGAAGGGCGAGGACGAGTACGACGTCGACGGCATCACCCGCGAGGTACGCGGTCGGCTCTGA
- the kynU gene encoding kynureninase encodes MTAFDASHEGAIARDEADPLAGFADRFHRSDELYLDGNSLGSLSTDAHRTLERVIDEWRELGIRGWTDGDPPWFRYGEYLGDRLAPLLGVDGDEVVAANATTVNIHTLVGTFLDTIDGRPTVLIDELNFPTDGYAVRAQLRQRGFDPDDRLVTVESDDGRTIDEDDVVAALETNDVDLLLLPSVLYRSGQLLDIERIATAAADEGTICGFDLAHSIGVVPHDLSNVDFAVWCSYKYLNAGPGAIAGLYVNERHFGTQPALAGWWGHEKDTQFAMRPTYTPANTAAAWQIGTIPMLSAAPLEGALDIVTEAGIDAIREKSLDLTAYLIALVDEQLDDSFTIGTPRERARRGGHVAIEHPHAERLAAALAARDAVVDFRPPNVVRVCPAPLYTSYADVREFVVTLAEIAESGAYERFDPDGTVT; translated from the coding sequence ATGACCGCCTTCGACGCCAGCCACGAGGGTGCGATCGCTCGTGACGAGGCCGATCCGCTCGCCGGGTTCGCCGACCGCTTTCACCGCTCGGACGAGCTCTATCTCGACGGCAACTCGCTCGGCTCGCTCTCGACGGACGCACACCGTACACTTGAACGCGTCATCGACGAGTGGCGAGAGCTCGGCATCCGCGGCTGGACCGACGGCGATCCGCCCTGGTTCCGGTACGGAGAGTATCTCGGCGACCGTCTCGCGCCGCTGCTCGGCGTCGACGGGGACGAGGTCGTCGCGGCCAACGCTACGACGGTGAACATACACACGCTCGTCGGAACGTTTCTCGACACGATCGACGGACGGCCAACCGTCTTGATCGACGAACTCAATTTCCCAACCGACGGCTACGCCGTCCGCGCCCAGCTCCGCCAGCGCGGGTTCGATCCCGACGATCGGCTCGTGACCGTCGAGAGCGACGACGGGCGAACGATCGACGAGGACGACGTCGTCGCAGCACTGGAAACGAACGACGTCGATCTCCTCCTGCTCCCGTCGGTGCTCTATCGCAGCGGCCAGCTGCTCGACATCGAGCGTATCGCGACCGCCGCAGCCGACGAAGGAACGATCTGCGGGTTCGACCTCGCGCACTCGATCGGTGTCGTTCCCCACGACCTCTCCAACGTCGACTTCGCCGTCTGGTGTAGCTACAAGTATCTCAACGCCGGTCCTGGAGCCATCGCCGGGCTCTACGTGAACGAACGCCACTTCGGCACCCAGCCCGCACTCGCCGGCTGGTGGGGTCACGAGAAGGACACCCAGTTCGCGATGCGCCCGACGTACACGCCGGCCAACACTGCGGCCGCGTGGCAGATCGGCACCATCCCGATGCTGAGTGCCGCACCACTGGAGGGGGCACTCGACATCGTCACCGAGGCCGGCATCGACGCGATCCGGGAGAAATCACTCGATCTGACGGCGTACCTGATCGCGCTCGTCGACGAGCAGCTCGACGATTCGTTCACGATCGGAACGCCCCGCGAGCGCGCCCGACGGGGTGGGCACGTCGCCATCGAGCATCCCCACGCGGAGCGACTCGCCGCGGCACTCGCTGCCCGCGACGCCGTGGTCGACTTCCGCCCACCGAACGTCGTCCGGGTCTGTCCGGCACCGCTGTACACGAGCTACGCCGACGTCCGGGAGTTCGTCGTGACGCTGGCCGAGATCGCCGAATCGGGCGCGTACGAACGGTTCGATCCCGACGGTACTGTCACGTGA
- the larC gene encoding nickel pincer cofactor biosynthesis protein LarC — MRTLAFDGRMGASGDMLCGALLAAGADPDVLTPVERALDVRYAIDTTTKNGVDATTVTVLLDDESTDGHGHSEVDDDRSHDHTHSHDDNDHEHTHEGHDHHGDHDHSHDHTHAEGAGPTRSYIEVIELVESIGLPEEVEKDATAIFEILGEAEAAVHGTDLDATHFHEVGADDAIADVVGATLLLDSLDVERVVTTPIAGGGGTVAMSHGTYPVPAPAVVEVVERADWALHGGPVDGELLTPTGAAILAHLADGVERLPALDLDASGYGAGDHGFPEHPNVLRALVGTSSEGLTREGIRVLETNLDDAPPEVLGGLHDSLKQAGARDVSILPTTMKKSRPGHLVKVIVKSEDAERVARRLAVETGTLGVRETGARHRWVAERVFETATIAVESEEYEVAVKIASDSEGTVYDVSAEYDDASVIAAETDVPIREVMRRAENTVRNS, encoded by the coding sequence ATGCGAACACTGGCGTTCGACGGCCGTATGGGTGCGAGCGGCGACATGCTCTGCGGCGCGCTGCTCGCCGCCGGCGCGGATCCCGACGTGTTGACACCGGTCGAGAGGGCGCTTGACGTCCGATACGCGATCGATACGACGACGAAGAACGGTGTCGACGCGACGACCGTCACCGTTCTTCTGGACGACGAATCCACCGACGGCCACGGCCACAGTGAAGTCGACGACGATCGATCGCACGATCACACCCATTCTCACGACGACAACGATCACGAGCACACCCACGAGGGGCATGACCACCACGGCGATCACGACCATTCCCACGATCACACGCATGCCGAGGGTGCTGGCCCGACCCGATCGTACATCGAGGTCATCGAACTCGTCGAGTCGATAGGGCTCCCCGAGGAAGTCGAAAAGGACGCGACGGCGATCTTCGAGATCCTGGGCGAGGCGGAGGCGGCGGTCCACGGCACCGATCTCGATGCAACCCACTTCCACGAGGTCGGCGCTGACGATGCCATCGCGGACGTCGTCGGGGCGACGCTGCTGCTCGATTCGCTGGACGTCGAGCGCGTCGTGACGACCCCGATCGCGGGTGGCGGCGGCACGGTCGCGATGAGCCACGGCACCTATCCCGTGCCGGCACCCGCGGTGGTCGAGGTCGTCGAACGCGCCGACTGGGCGCTCCACGGTGGGCCGGTCGACGGCGAACTCCTGACTCCCACGGGCGCGGCGATCCTCGCACACCTCGCCGACGGCGTCGAGCGACTGCCCGCGCTCGATCTCGACGCGTCGGGCTACGGCGCTGGCGATCACGGTTTCCCCGAGCACCCGAACGTGCTCCGGGCGCTGGTCGGTACCAGTAGCGAGGGCCTCACGCGCGAGGGAATTCGCGTGCTCGAAACGAACCTCGACGACGCCCCGCCGGAGGTGCTCGGCGGGCTGCACGACAGCCTTAAACAGGCCGGCGCGCGTGACGTCTCGATCCTCCCGACGACGATGAAGAAATCCCGTCCGGGCCATCTCGTGAAGGTCATTGTCAAGTCCGAGGACGCAGAACGGGTCGCCCGCCGGCTCGCCGTCGAAACGGGAACCCTCGGCGTGCGCGAGACCGGCGCGCGCCACCGCTGGGTCGCCGAGCGCGTCTTCGAGACCGCGACGATCGCCGTCGAGAGCGAGGAGTACGAGGTCGCGGTGAAGATCGCCAGCGATTCTGAGGGAACGGTCTACGACGTGAGCGCCGAATACGACGACGCGAGCGTGATCGCCGCCGAAACCGACGTGCCGATCCGAGAGGTCATGCGGCGGGCCGAGAATACTGTTCGCAACAGTTGA
- a CDS encoding CDC48 family AAA ATPase: protein MNEVQLEVAKAYPNDSGRGIARLDPDTLLHLKLSPGDIIEIEGGDTTAAKVWRADRQDWNTDTVRIDGFTRQNADIGIGERVEIRKADPGTADRLVLAPPEEASVQFGSDAAGMVKRQILKRPVVERDIVPVMSSTNHPFMRSPGQAIPLIAVDTEPDGVALITEDTDVELREEPISGFEKTGGGITYEDIGGLQSEIQRVREMVELPMKHPQIFQKLGIEPPQGVLLHGPPGTGKTLLAKAVANETSASFFSIAGPEIISKYYGESEQQLREIFEDATEESPAIIFIDELDSIAPKREDVTGEVERRVVAQLLTMMDGLESRGQVIVIGATNRVDSVDPALRRPGRFDREIEIGVPDERGREEILQIHTRGMPLSDDVNLSGLADETHGFVGADIESLTKESAMKALRRYLPEIDLDEEDVPPSLIDRMIIKREDFDGALNEVEPSAMREVLVELPKITWEDVGGLEDAKGELKEAVEWPLSSPERFSRLGIEPPAGVLLYGPPGTGKTLMAKAVANETNANFISVRGPQLLSKWVGESEKAIRQTFKKARQVSPTVIFFDELDSLAPSRGGDVGSNVSERVVNQLLTELDGLEDMKNVMVVAATNRPDMIDPALIRSGRFDRLVMVGQPSVEGRERILSIHTDDTPLAADVSLREIAEITDGYVGSDLESIAREAAIQALRDDPDADVVEMRHFRSALETVRPTITEDILDYYDRMAEEFKGGAADPARGRSGGRIGFQ, encoded by the coding sequence ATGAACGAAGTCCAACTGGAGGTGGCGAAGGCATACCCGAACGACTCGGGCCGCGGCATCGCCCGCCTCGATCCGGATACCCTGTTGCATCTCAAGCTCTCGCCGGGCGACATCATCGAGATCGAGGGCGGCGACACGACCGCCGCGAAGGTCTGGCGCGCCGATCGACAGGACTGGAACACCGATACGGTTCGGATCGACGGGTTCACCCGACAGAACGCCGATATTGGCATCGGCGAACGCGTCGAGATCCGTAAGGCCGATCCCGGGACGGCCGACCGGCTCGTGCTCGCCCCGCCCGAGGAGGCCTCCGTCCAGTTCGGCAGCGACGCGGCCGGCATGGTCAAACGCCAGATCCTGAAGCGCCCCGTCGTCGAGCGCGACATCGTGCCCGTGATGAGCTCGACCAACCATCCGTTCATGCGCTCGCCGGGCCAGGCGATCCCGCTCATCGCCGTCGACACCGAGCCTGACGGAGTGGCGCTCATTACCGAGGACACCGACGTCGAACTCCGCGAGGAGCCGATCTCGGGCTTCGAGAAAACTGGAGGTGGTATCACCTACGAGGACATCGGCGGTCTCCAGAGCGAGATCCAGCGCGTCCGCGAGATGGTCGAGCTGCCGATGAAACACCCCCAAATATTCCAGAAGCTCGGCATCGAGCCGCCCCAGGGGGTGCTGCTGCACGGGCCGCCCGGCACGGGCAAGACCCTGCTGGCGAAGGCGGTCGCCAACGAGACCAGCGCCAGTTTCTTCTCGATCGCAGGGCCCGAAATCATCTCCAAGTATTACGGCGAGAGCGAACAGCAGCTCCGCGAGATATTCGAGGACGCTACTGAAGAATCGCCGGCCATCATCTTCATCGACGAACTCGACTCCATCGCGCCGAAGCGCGAGGACGTGACGGGCGAGGTCGAGCGCCGCGTCGTCGCCCAGTTACTGACGATGATGGACGGGCTGGAAAGCAGAGGCCAGGTCATCGTCATCGGCGCGACCAACCGCGTCGACTCGGTCGACCCCGCGCTGCGCAGACCGGGTCGATTCGACCGCGAAATCGAGATCGGCGTACCCGATGAGCGCGGGCGCGAGGAGATCCTCCAGATCCACACCCGCGGGATGCCGCTGAGCGACGACGTGAACCTCTCGGGGCTCGCCGACGAGACCCACGGGTTCGTCGGTGCCGACATCGAGAGTCTCACCAAAGAGTCGGCGATGAAGGCGCTCCGGCGCTACCTGCCCGAGATCGATCTCGACGAGGAGGACGTCCCGCCGAGCCTCATCGACCGGATGATCATCAAGCGCGAGGACTTCGACGGCGCGCTCAACGAAGTCGAGCCGAGCGCGATGCGTGAGGTACTCGTCGAGCTCCCGAAGATCACGTGGGAGGACGTCGGCGGGCTCGAAGATGCCAAGGGCGAGCTCAAGGAGGCCGTCGAGTGGCCGCTGTCGAGCCCCGAGCGCTTCTCGCGACTCGGGATCGAGCCACCGGCGGGGGTGCTACTCTACGGACCGCCCGGCACCGGCAAGACGCTGATGGCCAAGGCCGTCGCCAACGAGACCAACGCCAACTTCATCTCGGTGCGCGGGCCACAGCTGCTCTCGAAGTGGGTCGGCGAGTCAGAGAAGGCGATCCGGCAGACGTTCAAGAAGGCCCGGCAGGTCTCGCCCACAGTCATTTTCTTCGACGAACTCGACAGCCTCGCCCCGAGCCGCGGTGGCGACGTGGGTTCGAACGTTTCGGAACGAGTCGTCAACCAGCTCCTCACGGAGCTCGACGGGCTGGAGGACATGAAGAACGTGATGGTCGTCGCCGCGACCAATCGACCGGACATGATCGATCCGGCGCTCATCAGATCGGGGCGGTTCGATCGGCTCGTGATGGTCGGTCAGCCGAGCGTCGAGGGTCGCGAGCGCATCCTCTCGATCCACACCGATGACACGCCGCTGGCGGCCGACGTGAGCCTGCGCGAGATCGCCGAGATCACCGACGGCTACGTCGGGAGCGATCTCGAATCCATCGCCCGCGAGGCTGCGATCCAGGCACTCCGAGACGATCCCGACGCCGACGTCGTCGAGATGCGCCACTTCCGGTCCGCGCTTGAAACTGTGCGTCCGACGATCACCGAGGACATCCTCGACTACTACGATCGCATGGCCGAAGAGTTCAAGGGCGGTGCGGCGGACCCCGCTCGCGGCCGCAGCGGCGGGCGCATCGGGTTCCAGTAG
- the radB gene encoding DNA repair and recombination protein RadB produces the protein MSEPLSTGCGVLDDLLGGGLPRGAVTQVYGPPAAGKTNLALSAAVETAVDGDASYYIDTEGLSVARFEQLAQARSADLDDLTSRIVVAEALDFDEQEEAVRDAEQLAERTSLIVLDSATGFYRLERTNREDGEALRQIGRQVTHLLSLARKHDLAVLLTNQVFADPESESGRARALGGHTLSHLTGTILRLERFRAGNRRATLEKHGSKAAGETCRFAITNDGLEAVEEGV, from the coding sequence GTGAGCGAACCGCTTTCGACCGGCTGTGGGGTGCTCGACGACCTCCTCGGTGGCGGGCTCCCGCGCGGAGCCGTCACGCAGGTCTACGGCCCGCCGGCCGCCGGCAAGACGAATCTCGCGCTGTCGGCGGCCGTCGAGACGGCCGTCGACGGCGATGCGAGCTACTACATCGACACCGAGGGGCTCTCCGTGGCGCGCTTCGAGCAGCTCGCGCAGGCACGCAGCGCCGATCTCGACGATCTCACCTCGCGCATCGTCGTCGCCGAGGCGCTCGATTTCGACGAACAGGAGGAGGCCGTCCGCGATGCCGAACAGCTCGCCGAGCGCACCTCGTTGATCGTGCTCGACAGCGCGACGGGTTTCTATCGCCTGGAGCGGACGAACCGGGAGGACGGCGAGGCGCTCCGACAGATCGGTCGTCAGGTGACGCATCTGCTGTCGCTCGCGCGCAAACACGATCTCGCCGTGTTGCTCACCAATCAGGTGTTCGCCGATCCCGAGAGCGAGTCGGGGCGGGCGCGGGCGCTCGGCGGCCACACGCTCTCACATCTGACGGGCACGATCCTCAGACTCGAACGGTTCCGAGCGGGCAACCGCCGAGCGACGCTCGAAAAACACGGCTCGAAAGCCGCCGGCGAGACCTGCCGGTTCGCGATCACGAACGACGGTCTCGAAGCGGTCGAAGAAGGGGTTTAG
- a CDS encoding heme o synthase: MTANTATERRRVTTLLAAAAIGVYLLIVVGATTALTEATQACSTWPLCGTDLSDPRVLIAWGHRLAALVVGVVVLAALVTTWRSSTSRRAKAALLVPFVLYPVQIGLGALAATASADWLSTLHLLSGMAIFVGLVLALAWTLELGTDDTAPVTDPDPLTATPTDTDTGENPSLQTPSPPSGPLASARRIGAAYFRLMKPRLMWLLCLVAAAGMALAAGPSLDAGIVVRVLGGGVLAIGASGTFNHVLERKKDRKMQRTNDRPIATDQVGVTNALAFGVLLAAASLALFLSVNLLAAALGLCAILFYSVIYTLVLKPNTVQNTVLGGAAGALPALIGWVGVTGTVGVPGLALAGVIFLWTPAHFYNLALAYKDDYARGGFPMLPVVRGERVTRRHIVWYLAATLLGASVLSAVTSLGWLYAGATVAFGALFLWTVVRLHRERSEQAAFRAFHASNAYLGALLFAIVIDAILL; the protein is encoded by the coding sequence GTGACAGCCAACACAGCCACCGAGCGCAGACGGGTGACGACGCTGCTTGCGGCCGCGGCCATCGGCGTCTATCTCCTCATCGTCGTCGGAGCGACGACGGCGCTGACCGAGGCGACGCAAGCCTGCTCGACCTGGCCGCTCTGTGGCACCGATCTCTCCGATCCGCGCGTGCTCATCGCGTGGGGCCACCGCCTCGCGGCGCTCGTCGTCGGCGTCGTCGTCCTCGCGGCGCTCGTCACGACCTGGCGCTCGTCCACGTCGCGACGCGCGAAGGCTGCCCTGCTCGTCCCGTTCGTTCTCTACCCCGTCCAGATCGGGTTGGGCGCGCTCGCCGCGACCGCCTCGGCCGACTGGCTCTCGACGCTCCACCTGCTCTCCGGGATGGCGATCTTCGTCGGGCTCGTCCTCGCGCTCGCGTGGACACTCGAACTCGGCACCGACGACACGGCACCGGTCACGGATCCGGATCCACTCACGGCCACACCGACCGACACCGACACTGGCGAAAATCCGTCACTGCAAACCCCGTCACCGCCATCCGGCCCGCTCGCCAGCGCGAGGCGGATCGGCGCGGCGTATTTCAGACTGATGAAGCCACGTCTGATGTGGCTGCTCTGTCTCGTGGCGGCCGCCGGGATGGCGCTCGCGGCCGGGCCGTCGCTCGATGCCGGGATCGTCGTCAGAGTGCTCGGTGGCGGCGTGCTCGCGATCGGTGCGAGCGGCACGTTCAACCACGTACTCGAACGCAAGAAGGATCGGAAGATGCAGCGGACGAACGACCGCCCGATCGCCACCGATCAGGTGGGCGTGACGAACGCGCTCGCCTTCGGCGTCCTGCTCGCGGCCGCCTCGCTCGCGCTGTTCCTCTCGGTCAACCTGCTGGCGGCCGCGCTCGGCCTCTGTGCCATCCTCTTTTACAGCGTGATCTACACGCTCGTGCTCAAACCGAACACCGTACAGAACACCGTTCTGGGTGGCGCTGCGGGCGCGCTCCCCGCGCTCATCGGCTGGGTCGGGGTGACGGGAACGGTGGGCGTGCCGGGACTCGCGCTCGCGGGCGTCATCTTCCTCTGGACGCCGGCGCACTTCTACAACCTCGCGCTCGCGTACAAGGACGACTACGCCCGCGGCGGCTTTCCGATGCTGCCCGTGGTCCGTGGCGAACGCGTCACCCGTCGGCACATCGTCTGGTATCTCGCGGCCACGCTGCTCGGCGCGAGCGTGTTGTCGGCAGTCACGTCGCTCGGCTGGCTCTACGCCGGCGCAACGGTCGCGTTCGGCGCACTGTTCCTCTGGACGGTCGTCAGACTCCACCGCGAGCGCAGCGAACAGGCCGCCTTCCGTGCGTTCCACGCCTCGAACGCCTATCTCGGCGCGCTGCTGTTCGCCATCGTTATCGACGCCATCCTACTTTGA
- a CDS encoding ABC transporter ATP-binding protein encodes MDAVLRAEDVRREYGETVALDGVSLSVAAGEVFALVGPNGAGKTTLVRALTGTTAIDGSVSLFGSPPDAVENARLGVLPQSFSPPARLSARELLDYYAGLYDDPRDIESVLDDVGITGSADTRYEDLSGGQQRRTCVGATLVNDPDLLVLDEPTTGIDPAGRRALWRLLEGLAAGGTTILLTTHYMAEAERLADRVGLLADGQLAAVGTPGDLVAEYGGRSRLEIETDADTTALGGLDHTIDSHPTGIVVGDVSATEIGTVVDALERNAIEYGELAWRQPDLEDVYLTVTDESRSRDGIDDDRSLADTGQEAEMVQ; translated from the coding sequence ATGGATGCGGTACTGCGTGCTGAGGACGTTCGCCGGGAGTACGGCGAGACGGTGGCGCTCGACGGCGTCTCGCTGTCGGTCGCCGCCGGCGAGGTGTTCGCGCTGGTCGGCCCGAACGGCGCGGGCAAGACGACGCTCGTGCGTGCGCTGACCGGTACCACCGCGATCGACGGCTCGGTGTCGCTGTTTGGCTCGCCACCCGACGCGGTCGAGAACGCACGCCTCGGCGTGCTTCCCCAATCGTTTTCGCCGCCGGCACGGCTGAGCGCACGCGAACTGCTCGACTACTACGCCGGTCTGTACGACGATCCACGTGACATCGAGAGCGTTCTGGACGACGTCGGGATAACCGGCAGCGCCGATACACGGTACGAAGACCTCTCGGGCGGCCAGCAGCGCCGGACCTGTGTCGGCGCGACGCTCGTCAACGATCCCGACCTGCTGGTGCTCGACGAGCCGACGACGGGGATCGATCCGGCCGGCCGACGCGCGCTCTGGCGTCTTCTGGAGGGGCTCGCGGCCGGTGGCACGACGATCCTCCTCACCACCCACTACATGGCCGAGGCCGAACGGCTCGCCGATCGGGTGGGGCTGCTCGCCGACGGCCAGCTGGCCGCCGTCGGCACGCCCGGCGATCTCGTCGCTGAATACGGCGGCCGGTCCAGACTCGAAATCGAGACCGACGCCGACACGACGGCGCTCGGCGGACTTGACCACACGATCGACTCCCACCCGACGGGCATCGTCGTGGGCGACGTTTCGGCGACCGAGATCGGGACGGTGGTGGATGCGCTCGAACGGAACGCTATCGAATACGGCGAGCTCGCGTGGCGACAGCCCGACCTGGAGGACGTCTATCTCACGGTGACCGACGAGAGCCGTTCGCGCGACGGCATCGACGACGACCGTTCGCTTGCGGATACGGGACAGGAAGCGGAGATGGTACAGTGA